The Takifugu rubripes chromosome 7, fTakRub1.2, whole genome shotgun sequence genome has a segment encoding these proteins:
- the tbx20 gene encoding T-box transcription factor TBX20 isoform X3, producing MEYTSSPKPQLSSRANAFSIAALMSSGKSSKDKDTEESTIKPLEQFVEKSSCSQQALSELSSMDAHGDFSSGSAPGVCTEPLIPTNPGVPSEEMAKISCSLETKELWDKFHELGTEMIITKSGRRMFPTIRVSFSGVDQDSKYIVLMDIVPVDNKRYRYAYHRSSWLVAGKADPPLPARLYVHPDSPFTGEQLMKQMVSFEKVKLTNNELDQHGHIILNSMHKYQPRVHIIKKKDHTASLLNLKSEEFRTFVFVETVFTAVTAYQNQLITKLKIDSNPFAKGFRDSSRLTDMERESVENLIHKHSYARSPIRTYAGDEEGLSEDAHAAHSRASAFTASDNLSLSSWVTTTSGFSGFQHPQSLSAAMGTGASLPHPIQGSLPPYSRLGMPLTPTALAGTMQGSGPSFPSFHMPRYHHYFQQGPYAAIQGLRHSSTVMTPFV from the exons ATGGAGTACACGTCGTCCCCGAAACCGCAGCTCTCGTCCCGGGCCAACGCGTTCTCCATCGCCGCCCTGATGTCCAGCGGAAAGTCCAGTAAGGACAAGGACACGGAGGAGAGCACCATCAAACCTCTGG AACAATTCGTGGAGAAGTCCTCCTGCAGCCAGCAGGCTCTCTCCGAGCTCTCCTCCATGGACGCACACGGCGACTTCAGCAGCGGGAGCGCGCCGGGCGTGTGCACGGAGCCTCTGATCCCCACCAACCCCGGCGTCCCCAGCGAGGAGATGGCGAAGatctcctgcagcctggagaccAAAGAGCTGTGGGACAAGTTCCATGAGCTCGGAACCGAGATGATCATCACCAAATCCGGGAG GAGGATGTTTCCCACCATCCGGGTCTCTTTCTCCGGAGTGGACCAGGACTCCAAGTACATTGTGCTGATGGACATCGTCCCGGTGGACAACAAGCGGTACCGGTACGCCTACCACCGCTCCTCCTGGCTGGTTGCCGGCAAGGCCGACCCTCCTCTGCCCGCCAG GTTGTACGTCCATCCGGACTCACCGTTCACCGGGGAGCAGCTCATGAAGCAGATGGTTTCCTTCGAGAAGGTCAAACTGACGAACAACGAGCTGGACCAACATGGTCAC ATAATCCTGAACTCCATGCACAAGTACCAGCCACGGGTCCACATCATTAAGAAGAAGGACCACACGGCCTCGCTGCTCAACCTCAAGTCGGAGGAGTTCCGCACCTTCGTGTTCGTGGAGACAGTCTTCACCGCTGTCACGGCCTATCAGAACCAGCTG ATCACCAAGCTGAAGATCGACAGTAATCCGTTTGCCAAAGGGTTCCGGGACTCATCACGGCTGACGGACATGGAGAG GGAAAGTGTGGAGAATCTGATCCACAAGCACTCGTACGCCCGGTCGCCCATCCGGACCTACGCCGGGGACGAGGAGGGCCTGAGCGAGGATGCGCACGCTGCACACAGTAGAG CCTCCGCCTTCACCGCCTCTGACAACCTGTCCCTCAGCTCCTGGGTCACCACCACTTCGGGCTTCTCCGGGTTCCAGCATCCACAGTCTCTTTCAGCGGCGATGGGCACCGGGGCCTCACTGCCCCACCCCATCCAGGGCTCGCTGCCCCCCTACAGCAGGCTGGGCATGCCCTTAACTCCGACCGCGCTGGCCGGAACCATGCAAGGCAGCGGGCCGTCCTTCCCCTCCTTCCACATGCCCCGCTACCACCACTACTTCCAGCAGGGGCCGTACGCGGCCATCCAGGGACTTCGCCACTCCTCCACCGTTATGACTCCCTTCGTATGA
- the herpud2 gene encoding homocysteine-responsive endoplasmic reticulum-resident ubiquitin-like domain member 2 protein isoform X3, protein MGTMDPGALDSPVIVVIKAPNQNYEDQTINCFLDWTVERLKNHISIVYPSKPRSKDQRLVYSGRLLQDHLQLRDVLRKQDEYHMMHLVCKPQSPPASPLPGSSSTANSPGASSSDADGPHSHTSTLNQPGQPASSSSSSSSSSSSPVTEGEDGPRPGGAQVPLQGGVPAPLYVPLQMLWWQQMYARHYYMQYQAAVAASQPLSAAPPASASSPTHQPDPPNEGVQPNPDPLPQNQPADRVQMNAQGGAALNDDELNRDWLDWLYTVSRAGVLLSIVYFYSSFSRFVMVVGAMLLVYLHQAGWFPFRADLQNLRGEPGRAPQEDAGGHQDMHEMERLMDEGMEEDEGGEEGGAEEQPQVAADDAAVPELSFVTMVWSFVSTFFTSLIPEGRPHQAN, encoded by the exons ATGGGAACCATGGACCCCGGGGCACTCGATAGTCCCGTGATCGTGGTCATTAAAGCCCCCAACCAGAACTATGAAGACCAGACCATCAACTGCTTCCTCGACTGGACggtggagaggctgaagaatcACATCTCTATCGTCTACCCGAGCAAGCCG cgGTCCAAAGATCAGCGGCTGGTCTACTCAGGGAGGCTTCTGCAGgaccacctgcagctcagagatGTGCTGAGGAAG CAGGATGAGTACCACATGATGCACCTGGTGTGTAAACCTCAAAGCCCCCCAGCCTCACCTTTGCCTGGAAGCTCGTCTACGGCAAACTCTCCTGGAGCCAGT AGTTCAGACGCTGACGGACCCCACTCACATACCAGTACGCTGAACCAGCCCGGCCagccagcctcctcctcctcctcctcctcctcctcctcctcctctcccgtcACAGAAGGCGAAGACGGACCGAG GCCAGGCGGAGCCCAGGTCCCTCTACAAGGCGGCGTCCCGGCCCCCCTGTACGTGCCCCTGCAGATGTTGTGGTGGCAGCAAATGTACGCCCGTCACTATTACATGCAATA TCAAGCAGCTGTCGCCGCGTCACAGCCTCTCAGCGCCGCCCCTCCCGCCTCCGCCTCCTCGCCCACCCATCAACCAGACCCTCCCAACGAAGGTGTGCAGCCCAATCCGGACCCTCTGCCACAGAACCAGCCGGCCGACCGCGTCCAGATGAACGCTCAGGGCGGCGCCGCGCTAAACGATGACGAGCTGAACCGCGATTGGCTGGACTGGCTTTATACCGTGTCCCGCGCCGGTGTCCTGCTCAGCATCGTCTACTTCTACTCGTCCTTCAGTCGCTTCGTCATGGTGGTCGGAGCCATGCTGTTGGTTTACCT CCACCAGGCCGGTTGGTTTCCCTTCAGAGCGGATCTGCAGAACCTCAGAGGAGAACCAGGCAGAGCTCCACAGGAAGATGCGggaggacaccaggacatgCATGAAATG GAACGTCTGATGGACGAAGGcatggaggaagatgaggggggggaggaaggtggagctgaggagcagccccAGGTAGCTGCTGATGATGCTGCCGTCCCTGAGCTCAGCTTTGTCACCATGGTGTGGTCCTTCGTCAGCACCTTCTTCACCTCCCTCATCCCAGAAGGACGCCCCCACCAGGCGAACTAG
- the tbx20 gene encoding T-box transcription factor TBX20 isoform X1: protein MEYTSSPKPQLSSRANAFSIAALMSSGKSSKDKDTEESTIKPLEQFVEKSSCSQQALSELSSMDAHGDFSSGSAPGVCTEPLIPTNPGVPSEEMAKISCSLETKELWDKFHELGTEMIITKSGRRMFPTIRVSFSGVDQDSKYIVLMDIVPVDNKRYRYAYHRSSWLVAGKADPPLPARLYVHPDSPFTGEQLMKQMVSFEKVKLTNNELDQHGHIILNSMHKYQPRVHIIKKKDHTASLLNLKSEEFRTFVFVETVFTAVTAYQNQLITKLKIDSNPFAKGFRDSSRLTDMESCRESVENLIHKHSYARSPIRTYAGDEEGLSEDAHAAHSRASAFTASDNLSLSSWVTTTSGFSGFQHPQSLSAAMGTGASLPHPIQGSLPPYSRLGMPLTPTALAGTMQGSGPSFPSFHMPRYHHYFQQGPYAAIQGLRHSSTVMTPFV, encoded by the exons ATGGAGTACACGTCGTCCCCGAAACCGCAGCTCTCGTCCCGGGCCAACGCGTTCTCCATCGCCGCCCTGATGTCCAGCGGAAAGTCCAGTAAGGACAAGGACACGGAGGAGAGCACCATCAAACCTCTGG AACAATTCGTGGAGAAGTCCTCCTGCAGCCAGCAGGCTCTCTCCGAGCTCTCCTCCATGGACGCACACGGCGACTTCAGCAGCGGGAGCGCGCCGGGCGTGTGCACGGAGCCTCTGATCCCCACCAACCCCGGCGTCCCCAGCGAGGAGATGGCGAAGatctcctgcagcctggagaccAAAGAGCTGTGGGACAAGTTCCATGAGCTCGGAACCGAGATGATCATCACCAAATCCGGGAG GAGGATGTTTCCCACCATCCGGGTCTCTTTCTCCGGAGTGGACCAGGACTCCAAGTACATTGTGCTGATGGACATCGTCCCGGTGGACAACAAGCGGTACCGGTACGCCTACCACCGCTCCTCCTGGCTGGTTGCCGGCAAGGCCGACCCTCCTCTGCCCGCCAG GTTGTACGTCCATCCGGACTCACCGTTCACCGGGGAGCAGCTCATGAAGCAGATGGTTTCCTTCGAGAAGGTCAAACTGACGAACAACGAGCTGGACCAACATGGTCAC ATAATCCTGAACTCCATGCACAAGTACCAGCCACGGGTCCACATCATTAAGAAGAAGGACCACACGGCCTCGCTGCTCAACCTCAAGTCGGAGGAGTTCCGCACCTTCGTGTTCGTGGAGACAGTCTTCACCGCTGTCACGGCCTATCAGAACCAGCTG ATCACCAAGCTGAAGATCGACAGTAATCCGTTTGCCAAAGGGTTCCGGGACTCATCACGGCTGACGGACATGGAGAG CTGCAGGGAAAGTGTGGAGAATCTGATCCACAAGCACTCGTACGCCCGGTCGCCCATCCGGACCTACGCCGGGGACGAGGAGGGCCTGAGCGAGGATGCGCACGCTGCACACAGTAGAG CCTCCGCCTTCACCGCCTCTGACAACCTGTCCCTCAGCTCCTGGGTCACCACCACTTCGGGCTTCTCCGGGTTCCAGCATCCACAGTCTCTTTCAGCGGCGATGGGCACCGGGGCCTCACTGCCCCACCCCATCCAGGGCTCGCTGCCCCCCTACAGCAGGCTGGGCATGCCCTTAACTCCGACCGCGCTGGCCGGAACCATGCAAGGCAGCGGGCCGTCCTTCCCCTCCTTCCACATGCCCCGCTACCACCACTACTTCCAGCAGGGGCCGTACGCGGCCATCCAGGGACTTCGCCACTCCTCCACCGTTATGACTCCCTTCGTATGA
- the gpatch4 gene encoding G patch domain-containing protein 4, which translates to MAEGKSRGLTFAEKQLLCHGWKHGKGLGRAENGISEAIKVKVKSDKAGVGHNEGDKFTFHWWDHVFNKASSSLQVETDQNGVQLKKNLDSDEEGGMVSNKKPLKASFTKDKLYGCFVKSATLLSGQEHPEPKSPPDGSSSSEEEQEHKLDLSTTTNLSDADLISACGGRTAHKGARYGLTMSAKLARLEQQEAEFMAKYGKKKESPSPSCATPDLQSAVREEETDEDSISKVVKEKGVCEKSEVTGSTDADISSKKKKRKCEDKMCVSAEEGEACVETTKKRKKKNADAEQFEGEKPLAPERKTKKKISSKEPSELETKERESTHSELVQDCATNMKKKKSKKKKSNEHSVTMRRRDFLQ; encoded by the coding sequence ATGGCAGAAGGCAAAAGTCGGGGGTTGACGTTTGCAGAGAAGCAACTGCTATGTCATGGATGGAAACATGGAAAAGGACTGGGACGAGCTGAGAATGGCATATCTGAAGCGatcaaagtgaaagtgaaatcCGATAAAGCCGGCGTTGGTCACAACGAAGGGGACAAGTTTACCTTCCATTGGTGGGATCATGTCTTCAATAAGGCGTCGTCCAGTCTGCAGGTGGAGACTGATCAGAACGGTGTTCAGCTAAAGAAGAATCTGGACTCCGATGAAGAGGGTGGGATGGTCTCCAATAAAAAGCCACTGAAAGCTTCGTTTACAAAAGATAAACTTTACGGATGTTTTGTAAAGTCAGCCACGCTGTTGTCTGGTCAAGAGCACCCAGAGCCAAAGTCTCCTCCAGATGGCAGCAGTAGCtcagaagaagagcaggaacACAAACTGGATCTGTCCACTACCACCAACCTCTCTGATGCTGATTTAATATCGGCCTGTGGAGGACGTACAGCACACAAGGGGGCACGGTATGGATTGACCATGAGTGCCAAATTAGCCAGGcttgagcagcaggaggcagagttTATGGCTAAATATGGCAAGAAGAAAGAGTCGCCTTCGCCTTCTTGTGCCACCCCAGATCTTCAGTCGGctgtcagggaggaggagaccGATGAAGACTCCATAAGCAAAGTGGTCAAAGAGAAAGGTGTCTGTGAGAAGAGTGAGGTGACTGGAAGTACCGATGCAGATATTAgctcaaaaaagaagaaacggaAATGTGAAGATAagatgtgtgtttctgctgaggAGGGTGAGGCTTGTgttgaaacaacaaagaaacgTAAAAAGAAGAACGCTGATGCAGAGCAGTTCGAAGGAGAAAAGCCTCTGGCACCcgagaggaaaacaaagaaaaagataTCCTCCAAAGAACCCAGTGAGTTAGAGACGAAAGAAAGGGAGTCCACCCACTCAGAGCTGGTGCAGGACTGTGCCAccaacatgaagaagaaaaagagtaaaaaaaaaaaaagtaacgaGCACAGCgtgacgatgaggaggagggacttTCTTCAGTAA
- the tbx20 gene encoding T-box transcription factor TBX20 isoform X2: protein MEYTSSPKPQLSSRANAFSIAALMSSGKSSKDKDTEESTIKPLEQFVEKSSCSQQALSELSSMDAHGDFSSGSAPGVCTEPLIPTNPGVPSEEMAKISCSLETKELWDKFHELGTEMIITKSGRRMFPTIRVSFSGVDQDSKYIVLMDIVPVDNKRYRYAYHRSSWLVAGKADPPLPARLYVHPDSPFTGEQLMKQMVSFEKVKLTNNELDQHGHIILNSMHKYQPRVHIIKKKDHTASLLNLKSEEFRTFVFVETVFTAVTAYQNQLITKLKIDSNPFAKGFRDSSRLTDMESRESVENLIHKHSYARSPIRTYAGDEEGLSEDAHAAHSRASAFTASDNLSLSSWVTTTSGFSGFQHPQSLSAAMGTGASLPHPIQGSLPPYSRLGMPLTPTALAGTMQGSGPSFPSFHMPRYHHYFQQGPYAAIQGLRHSSTVMTPFV, encoded by the exons ATGGAGTACACGTCGTCCCCGAAACCGCAGCTCTCGTCCCGGGCCAACGCGTTCTCCATCGCCGCCCTGATGTCCAGCGGAAAGTCCAGTAAGGACAAGGACACGGAGGAGAGCACCATCAAACCTCTGG AACAATTCGTGGAGAAGTCCTCCTGCAGCCAGCAGGCTCTCTCCGAGCTCTCCTCCATGGACGCACACGGCGACTTCAGCAGCGGGAGCGCGCCGGGCGTGTGCACGGAGCCTCTGATCCCCACCAACCCCGGCGTCCCCAGCGAGGAGATGGCGAAGatctcctgcagcctggagaccAAAGAGCTGTGGGACAAGTTCCATGAGCTCGGAACCGAGATGATCATCACCAAATCCGGGAG GAGGATGTTTCCCACCATCCGGGTCTCTTTCTCCGGAGTGGACCAGGACTCCAAGTACATTGTGCTGATGGACATCGTCCCGGTGGACAACAAGCGGTACCGGTACGCCTACCACCGCTCCTCCTGGCTGGTTGCCGGCAAGGCCGACCCTCCTCTGCCCGCCAG GTTGTACGTCCATCCGGACTCACCGTTCACCGGGGAGCAGCTCATGAAGCAGATGGTTTCCTTCGAGAAGGTCAAACTGACGAACAACGAGCTGGACCAACATGGTCAC ATAATCCTGAACTCCATGCACAAGTACCAGCCACGGGTCCACATCATTAAGAAGAAGGACCACACGGCCTCGCTGCTCAACCTCAAGTCGGAGGAGTTCCGCACCTTCGTGTTCGTGGAGACAGTCTTCACCGCTGTCACGGCCTATCAGAACCAGCTG ATCACCAAGCTGAAGATCGACAGTAATCCGTTTGCCAAAGGGTTCCGGGACTCATCACGGCTGACGGACATGGAGAG CAGGGAAAGTGTGGAGAATCTGATCCACAAGCACTCGTACGCCCGGTCGCCCATCCGGACCTACGCCGGGGACGAGGAGGGCCTGAGCGAGGATGCGCACGCTGCACACAGTAGAG CCTCCGCCTTCACCGCCTCTGACAACCTGTCCCTCAGCTCCTGGGTCACCACCACTTCGGGCTTCTCCGGGTTCCAGCATCCACAGTCTCTTTCAGCGGCGATGGGCACCGGGGCCTCACTGCCCCACCCCATCCAGGGCTCGCTGCCCCCCTACAGCAGGCTGGGCATGCCCTTAACTCCGACCGCGCTGGCCGGAACCATGCAAGGCAGCGGGCCGTCCTTCCCCTCCTTCCACATGCCCCGCTACCACCACTACTTCCAGCAGGGGCCGTACGCGGCCATCCAGGGACTTCGCCACTCCTCCACCGTTATGACTCCCTTCGTATGA
- the herpud2 gene encoding homocysteine-responsive endoplasmic reticulum-resident ubiquitin-like domain member 2 protein isoform X1, translating into MGTMDPGALDSPVIVVIKAPNQNYEDQTINCFLDWTVERLKNHISIVYPSKPRSKDQRLVYSGRLLQDHLQLRDVLRKQDEYHMMHLVCKPQSPPASPLPGSSSTANSPGASSSDADGPHSHTSTLNQPGQPASSSSSSSSSSSSPVTEGEDGPRYRGNTPLFNPQAPPGVPQWPGGAQVPLQGGVPAPLYVPLQMLWWQQMYARHYYMQYQAAVAASQPLSAAPPASASSPTHQPDPPNEGVQPNPDPLPQNQPADRVQMNAQGGAALNDDELNRDWLDWLYTVSRAGVLLSIVYFYSSFSRFVMVVGAMLLVYLHQAGWFPFRADLQNLRGEPGRAPQEDAGGHQDMHEMERLMDEGMEEDEGGEEGGAEEQPQVAADDAAVPELSFVTMVWSFVSTFFTSLIPEGRPHQAN; encoded by the exons ATGGGAACCATGGACCCCGGGGCACTCGATAGTCCCGTGATCGTGGTCATTAAAGCCCCCAACCAGAACTATGAAGACCAGACCATCAACTGCTTCCTCGACTGGACggtggagaggctgaagaatcACATCTCTATCGTCTACCCGAGCAAGCCG cgGTCCAAAGATCAGCGGCTGGTCTACTCAGGGAGGCTTCTGCAGgaccacctgcagctcagagatGTGCTGAGGAAG CAGGATGAGTACCACATGATGCACCTGGTGTGTAAACCTCAAAGCCCCCCAGCCTCACCTTTGCCTGGAAGCTCGTCTACGGCAAACTCTCCTGGAGCCAGT AGTTCAGACGCTGACGGACCCCACTCACATACCAGTACGCTGAACCAGCCCGGCCagccagcctcctcctcctcctcctcctcctcctcctcctcctctcccgtcACAGAAGGCGAAGACGGACCGAGGTATCGAGGCAACACCCCCCTTTTCAACCCTCAGGCACCCCCTGGAGTCCCCCAGTG GCCAGGCGGAGCCCAGGTCCCTCTACAAGGCGGCGTCCCGGCCCCCCTGTACGTGCCCCTGCAGATGTTGTGGTGGCAGCAAATGTACGCCCGTCACTATTACATGCAATA TCAAGCAGCTGTCGCCGCGTCACAGCCTCTCAGCGCCGCCCCTCCCGCCTCCGCCTCCTCGCCCACCCATCAACCAGACCCTCCCAACGAAGGTGTGCAGCCCAATCCGGACCCTCTGCCACAGAACCAGCCGGCCGACCGCGTCCAGATGAACGCTCAGGGCGGCGCCGCGCTAAACGATGACGAGCTGAACCGCGATTGGCTGGACTGGCTTTATACCGTGTCCCGCGCCGGTGTCCTGCTCAGCATCGTCTACTTCTACTCGTCCTTCAGTCGCTTCGTCATGGTGGTCGGAGCCATGCTGTTGGTTTACCT CCACCAGGCCGGTTGGTTTCCCTTCAGAGCGGATCTGCAGAACCTCAGAGGAGAACCAGGCAGAGCTCCACAGGAAGATGCGggaggacaccaggacatgCATGAAATG GAACGTCTGATGGACGAAGGcatggaggaagatgaggggggggaggaaggtggagctgaggagcagccccAGGTAGCTGCTGATGATGCTGCCGTCCCTGAGCTCAGCTTTGTCACCATGGTGTGGTCCTTCGTCAGCACCTTCTTCACCTCCCTCATCCCAGAAGGACGCCCCCACCAGGCGAACTAG
- the herpud2 gene encoding homocysteine-responsive endoplasmic reticulum-resident ubiquitin-like domain member 2 protein isoform X2 — MGTMDPGALDSPVIVVIKAPNQNYEDQTINCFLDWTVERLKNHISIVYPSKPRSKDQRLVYSGRLLQDHLQLRDVLRKDEYHMMHLVCKPQSPPASPLPGSSSTANSPGASSSDADGPHSHTSTLNQPGQPASSSSSSSSSSSSPVTEGEDGPRYRGNTPLFNPQAPPGVPQWPGGAQVPLQGGVPAPLYVPLQMLWWQQMYARHYYMQYQAAVAASQPLSAAPPASASSPTHQPDPPNEGVQPNPDPLPQNQPADRVQMNAQGGAALNDDELNRDWLDWLYTVSRAGVLLSIVYFYSSFSRFVMVVGAMLLVYLHQAGWFPFRADLQNLRGEPGRAPQEDAGGHQDMHEMERLMDEGMEEDEGGEEGGAEEQPQVAADDAAVPELSFVTMVWSFVSTFFTSLIPEGRPHQAN, encoded by the exons ATGGGAACCATGGACCCCGGGGCACTCGATAGTCCCGTGATCGTGGTCATTAAAGCCCCCAACCAGAACTATGAAGACCAGACCATCAACTGCTTCCTCGACTGGACggtggagaggctgaagaatcACATCTCTATCGTCTACCCGAGCAAGCCG cgGTCCAAAGATCAGCGGCTGGTCTACTCAGGGAGGCTTCTGCAGgaccacctgcagctcagagatGTGCTGAGGAAG GATGAGTACCACATGATGCACCTGGTGTGTAAACCTCAAAGCCCCCCAGCCTCACCTTTGCCTGGAAGCTCGTCTACGGCAAACTCTCCTGGAGCCAGT AGTTCAGACGCTGACGGACCCCACTCACATACCAGTACGCTGAACCAGCCCGGCCagccagcctcctcctcctcctcctcctcctcctcctcctcctctcccgtcACAGAAGGCGAAGACGGACCGAGGTATCGAGGCAACACCCCCCTTTTCAACCCTCAGGCACCCCCTGGAGTCCCCCAGTG GCCAGGCGGAGCCCAGGTCCCTCTACAAGGCGGCGTCCCGGCCCCCCTGTACGTGCCCCTGCAGATGTTGTGGTGGCAGCAAATGTACGCCCGTCACTATTACATGCAATA TCAAGCAGCTGTCGCCGCGTCACAGCCTCTCAGCGCCGCCCCTCCCGCCTCCGCCTCCTCGCCCACCCATCAACCAGACCCTCCCAACGAAGGTGTGCAGCCCAATCCGGACCCTCTGCCACAGAACCAGCCGGCCGACCGCGTCCAGATGAACGCTCAGGGCGGCGCCGCGCTAAACGATGACGAGCTGAACCGCGATTGGCTGGACTGGCTTTATACCGTGTCCCGCGCCGGTGTCCTGCTCAGCATCGTCTACTTCTACTCGTCCTTCAGTCGCTTCGTCATGGTGGTCGGAGCCATGCTGTTGGTTTACCT CCACCAGGCCGGTTGGTTTCCCTTCAGAGCGGATCTGCAGAACCTCAGAGGAGAACCAGGCAGAGCTCCACAGGAAGATGCGggaggacaccaggacatgCATGAAATG GAACGTCTGATGGACGAAGGcatggaggaagatgaggggggggaggaaggtggagctgaggagcagccccAGGTAGCTGCTGATGATGCTGCCGTCCCTGAGCTCAGCTTTGTCACCATGGTGTGGTCCTTCGTCAGCACCTTCTTCACCTCCCTCATCCCAGAAGGACGCCCCCACCAGGCGAACTAG